The following proteins are encoded in a genomic region of Anabas testudineus chromosome 13, fAnaTes1.2, whole genome shotgun sequence:
- the bud23 gene encoding probable 18S rRNA (guanine-N(7))-methyltransferase produces MAASCRRPEHRAPPDVFYNEDEAKKYSQNSRMIEIQTQMSERAVELLNLPEDQPCFLLDVGCGSGLSGDYLSEEGHYWVGIDISTAMLDVALDREVEGDLLLGDMGQRMPFRPGTFDGCISISALQWLCNADKRTHSPPKRLYTFFSTLYSSLSRGSRAVFQFYPENSEQLELITTQAMKAGFSGGMVVDYPNSSKAKKFFLCLFAGVTGVLPKGLGSETSDKDVPHQVQYSGQRCRFKNMKGKSAKKGRDWIMEKKERRRRQGREVRADTKYTGRQRRPHF; encoded by the exons ATGGCCGCCAGCTGTCGACGGCCTGAACACAGGGCTCCTCCGGATGTG TTCTACAATGAAGACGAAGCAAAGAAATACTCTCAGAA CTCTCGAATGATTGAGATCCAGACCCAGATGTCAGAAAGAGCTGTAGAGCTTTTAAACCTGCCAGAGGACCAGCCCTGCTTCCTGCTAGATGTAGG gtgTGGCTCCGGTCTCAGTGGGGACTACCTGTCAGAGGAGGGACATTACTGGGTTGGAATCGACATCAGCACTGCAATGCTGG ATGTTGCACTAGACAGAGAGGTAGAAGGTGACCTTTTACTGGGGGACATGGGCCAGAGGATGCCTTTCCGACCCGGCACCTTTGATGGTTGCATTAG TATCTCTGCCTTACAGTGGCTCTGTAATGCTGACAAGAGGACACATAGTCCCCCAAAGAGACTCTATACCTTCTTTAGCACTCTGTATTCTTCTTTG TCTAGAGGCTCCCGTGCCGTTTTCCAGTTTTATCCAGAGAACTCGGAGcag CTTGAACTGATCACGACGCAGGCCATGAAGGCAGGTTTCAGTGGAGGAATGGTTGTGGATTACCCCAACAGCAGCAAGGCAAAAAA gttttttttgtgtctgtttgccGGAGTAACAGGAGTCCTTCCCAAA ggTTTGGGATCAGAAACTTCAGACAAAGATGTTCCACACCAGGTCCAGTATTCAGGACAGAG ATGCCGTTTTAAGAACATGAAAGGAAAATCAGCGAAGAAGGGACGAGACTGGATcatggagaagaaagagaggaggagaagacagGGACG GGAGGTTCGAGCCGACACAAAATACACCGGACGTCAGAGAAGGCCTCATTTCTAG